The following proteins are co-located in the Ailuropoda melanoleuca isolate Jingjing chromosome 13, ASM200744v2, whole genome shotgun sequence genome:
- the FAM222B gene encoding protein FAM222B isoform X1 — protein sequence MLACLPGPGDLSFQLLSHTQMNTGLQKWDTTQKMRAAHYPTPAELDAYAKKVANNPLTIKIFPNSVKVPQRKHVRRTVNGLDTSAQRYSPYPTQAATKAGLLAIVKVPAKSILKDFDGTRARLLPEAIMNPPVAPYAPAAPSTLAHPQAQALARQQALQHAQTLAHAPPQTLQHPQGIPPPQALSHPQSLQQPQGLGHPQPMAQAQGLVHPPALSHQGLQHPPNPLLHGGRKMPDSDAPPNVTVSTSTIPLSMAATLQHSQPPDLSSIVHQINQFCQTRAGISTTSVCEGQIANPSPISRSLLINASTRVSTHSVPTPMPSCVVNPMEHTHAATAALPATGPVNLPAGISRAPTGYTSDLKPVAWNQHQLAHLQQMCSEAGGTPAPGLTGKHAAGRELAGPGFVGKAPAYPQELCLAQSFHLKPPLEKPTPSPPVNGLAAPLAYPNGHYFQPLWNNILPTPNSDSSGSQDLAMPFHGGQPTGAPLDCGTAAGAHYRAGTGGGPVASQNSLMQTVDYLSGDFQQACFREQSLAMLSKAHRAPGNRAPDPADSRNLHIQHPGYR from the exons ATGCTAGCCTGTCTACCAGGGCCAGGTGACCTGTCCTTTCAGCTTCTTTCTCACACGCAGATGAACACTGGACTTCAGAAAT ggGACACTACACAGAAAATGAGAGCTGCTCACTACCCTACCCCAGCCGAATTGGACGCGTATGCTAAGAAGGTCGCAAACAACCCACTGACTATAAAAATCTTCCCCAACAGTGTGAAGGTTCCCCAGCGGAAACACGTTCGTCGTACTGTGAACGGCCTCGACACATCAGCCCAGCGCTACAGCCCCTACCCGACTCAGGCTGCCACCAAGGCAGGCCTGCTTGCCATTGTCAAAGTGCCAGCCAAAAGCATTCTCAAGGACTTTGACGGCACCCGAGCCCGATTGCTCCCTGAGGCCATCATGAACCCCCCGGTGGCGCCCTATGCTCCTGCGGCACCCAGCACTTTagcccacccccaggcccaggctctgGCCCGCCAGCAGGCCCTGCAGCATGCACAGACCCTGGCCCATGCCCCTCCCCAGACGCTGCAGCACCCTCAGGGTATCCCACCACCCCAGGCGCTGTCCCACCCTCAGAGCCTCCAGCAGCCTCAGGGCCTGGGCCACCCTCAGCCCATGGCCCAAGCCCAGGGCCTGGTCCACCCTCCAGCCCTGTCTCACCAGGGTCTCCAGCACCCCCCCAATCCCTTGCTGCATGGAGGTCGGAAGATGCCAGACTCAGATGCCCCCCCGAATGTGACCGTGTCTACCTCAACTATCCCCCTTTCAATGGCGGCCACCCTGCAGCACAGCCAGCCCCCGGACCTGAGCAGCATCGTGCACCAGATCAACCAGTTTTGCCAGACGAGGGCAGGCATCAGCACTACCTCAGTGTGTGAGGGCCAGATCGCCAACCCCAGCCCCATTAGTCGCAGTCTGCTCATCAATGCAAGCACCCGGGTGTCGACCCACAGCGTCCCCACGCCAATGCCTTCATGTGTGGTCAATCCCATGGAGCACACCCACGCGGCCACGGCCGCATTGCCTGCCACAGGCCCTGTCAACCTGCCCGCGGGCATCTCTCGAGCCCCCACTGGCTACACTAGCGACCTCAAGCCAGTCGCCTGGAACCAGCACCAGCTGGCCCACCTACAGCAGATGTGCAGTGAGGCCGGTGGGACGCCGGCCCCTGGCCTGACAGGCAAGCATGCAGCAGGACGCGAGTTGGCAGGGCCTGGCTTTGTGGGCAAGGCCCCTGCCTACCCGCAGGAACTCTGCCTGGCACAGTCCTTCCATCTGAAGCCACCCCTGGAGAAGCCAACCCCATCCCCACCTGTCAACGGCCTGGCAGCCCCATTGGCCTACCCCAATGGTCACTACTTCCAACCCCTGTGGAACAACATTCTGCCCACCCCCAATAGCGACAGCTCAGGGTCTCAGGACCTCGCCATGCCGTTCCATGGTGGGCAGCCCACGGGTGCACCCCTCGACTGTGGGACGGCTGCTGGGGCCCACTACCGAGCAGGGACCGGGGGCGGTCCAGTGGCAAGCCAGAACAGCTTGATGCAAACGGTGGATTACCTAAGCGGGGATTTCCAGCAGGCCTGCTTTCGAGAACAGAGCCTGGCCATGCTGAGCAAGGCCCACCGAGCCCCTGGCAACCGAGCCCCTGATCCCGCAGATAGTCGAAATCTTCATATTCAGCACCCCGGGTATAGATAG
- the FAM222B gene encoding protein FAM222B isoform X2 — MNPPVAPYAPAAPSTLAHPQAQALARQQALQHAQTLAHAPPQTLQHPQGIPPPQALSHPQSLQQPQGLGHPQPMAQAQGLVHPPALSHQGLQHPPNPLLHGGRKMPDSDAPPNVTVSTSTIPLSMAATLQHSQPPDLSSIVHQINQFCQTRAGISTTSVCEGQIANPSPISRSLLINASTRVSTHSVPTPMPSCVVNPMEHTHAATAALPATGPVNLPAGISRAPTGYTSDLKPVAWNQHQLAHLQQMCSEAGGTPAPGLTGKHAAGRELAGPGFVGKAPAYPQELCLAQSFHLKPPLEKPTPSPPVNGLAAPLAYPNGHYFQPLWNNILPTPNSDSSGSQDLAMPFHGGQPTGAPLDCGTAAGAHYRAGTGGGPVASQNSLMQTVDYLSGDFQQACFREQSLAMLSKAHRAPGNRAPDPADSRNLHIQHPGYR; from the coding sequence ATGAACCCCCCGGTGGCGCCCTATGCTCCTGCGGCACCCAGCACTTTagcccacccccaggcccaggctctgGCCCGCCAGCAGGCCCTGCAGCATGCACAGACCCTGGCCCATGCCCCTCCCCAGACGCTGCAGCACCCTCAGGGTATCCCACCACCCCAGGCGCTGTCCCACCCTCAGAGCCTCCAGCAGCCTCAGGGCCTGGGCCACCCTCAGCCCATGGCCCAAGCCCAGGGCCTGGTCCACCCTCCAGCCCTGTCTCACCAGGGTCTCCAGCACCCCCCCAATCCCTTGCTGCATGGAGGTCGGAAGATGCCAGACTCAGATGCCCCCCCGAATGTGACCGTGTCTACCTCAACTATCCCCCTTTCAATGGCGGCCACCCTGCAGCACAGCCAGCCCCCGGACCTGAGCAGCATCGTGCACCAGATCAACCAGTTTTGCCAGACGAGGGCAGGCATCAGCACTACCTCAGTGTGTGAGGGCCAGATCGCCAACCCCAGCCCCATTAGTCGCAGTCTGCTCATCAATGCAAGCACCCGGGTGTCGACCCACAGCGTCCCCACGCCAATGCCTTCATGTGTGGTCAATCCCATGGAGCACACCCACGCGGCCACGGCCGCATTGCCTGCCACAGGCCCTGTCAACCTGCCCGCGGGCATCTCTCGAGCCCCCACTGGCTACACTAGCGACCTCAAGCCAGTCGCCTGGAACCAGCACCAGCTGGCCCACCTACAGCAGATGTGCAGTGAGGCCGGTGGGACGCCGGCCCCTGGCCTGACAGGCAAGCATGCAGCAGGACGCGAGTTGGCAGGGCCTGGCTTTGTGGGCAAGGCCCCTGCCTACCCGCAGGAACTCTGCCTGGCACAGTCCTTCCATCTGAAGCCACCCCTGGAGAAGCCAACCCCATCCCCACCTGTCAACGGCCTGGCAGCCCCATTGGCCTACCCCAATGGTCACTACTTCCAACCCCTGTGGAACAACATTCTGCCCACCCCCAATAGCGACAGCTCAGGGTCTCAGGACCTCGCCATGCCGTTCCATGGTGGGCAGCCCACGGGTGCACCCCTCGACTGTGGGACGGCTGCTGGGGCCCACTACCGAGCAGGGACCGGGGGCGGTCCAGTGGCAAGCCAGAACAGCTTGATGCAAACGGTGGATTACCTAAGCGGGGATTTCCAGCAGGCCTGCTTTCGAGAACAGAGCCTGGCCATGCTGAGCAAGGCCCACCGAGCCCCTGGCAACCGAGCCCCTGATCCCGCAGATAGTCGAAATCTTCATATTCAGCACCCCGGGTATAGATAG
- the TRAF4 gene encoding TNF receptor-associated factor 4 produces MPGFDYKFLEKPKRRLLCPLCGKPMREPVQVSTCGHRFCDTCLQEFLSEGVFKCPEDQLPLDYAKIYPDPELEVQVLGLAIRCIHSEEGCRWSGPLRHLQSHLNTCSFNVIPCPNRCSTKLSRRDLPAHLQHDCPKRRLKCEFCGCDFSGEAFESHEGVCPQESVYCENKCGARMMRRLLAQHATSECPKRTQPCTYCAKEFVFDTIQSHQYQCPRLPVPCPNQCGVGTVAREDLPGHLKESCSTALVLCPFKDSGCKHRCPKLAMARHVEESVKPHLAMMCALVSRQRQELQELRRELEELSVGSDGVLIWKIGSYGRRLQEAKAKPNLECFSPAFYTHKYGYKLQVSAFLNGNGSGEGTHLSLYIRVLPGAFDNLLEWPFARRVTFSLLDQSDPGLAKPQHVTETFHPDPNWKNFQKPGTWRGSLDESSLGFGYPKFISHQDIRKRNYVRDDAVFIRASVELPRKILS; encoded by the exons ATGCCCGGCTTCGACTACAAGTTCCTGGAGAAGCCCAAGCGGCGGCTGCTGTGCCCGCTGTGCGGAAAGCCCATGCGCGAGCCGGTGCAGGTTTCTACCTGCGGCCACCGCTTCTGCGACACCTGCCTGCAGGAGTTCCTCAG TGAAGGAGTCTTCAAATGCCCTGAGGACCAACTTCCTTTGGACTATGCCAAG ATCTACCCGGACCCCGAGCTGGAGGTGCAGGTCTTGGGCCTGGCTATCCGCTGCATCCACAGCGAGGAGGGCTGCCGCTGGAGCGGGCCACTCCGCCACCTGCAG AGCCACCTGAATACGTGCAGCTTCAATGTCATCCCCTGCCCCAACCGCTGCTCCACCAAGCTGAGCCGCAGGGACCTGCCTGCCCACCTGCAGCACGACTGCCCCAAGCGGCGCCTCAAGTGCGAGTTCTGCGGTTGTGACTTCAGTGGGGAGGCCTTTGAG AGCCATGAGGGCGTGTGCCCCCAGGAGAGCGTGTACTGCGAGAACAAGTGCGGGGCCCGCATGATGCGGCGCCTGCTGGCCCAGCACGCCACCTCCGAGTGCCCCAAACGCACCCAGCCTTGCACCTACTGCGCCAAGGAGTTCGTCTTCGACACCATCCAG AGCCACCAGTACCAGTGCCCGAGGTTGCCTGTGCCCTGCCCCAACCAGTGTGGCGTGGGCACGGTGGCTCGGGAGGACCTGCCTGGCCATCTGAAGGAGAGCTGCAGCACGGCCCTGGTGCTGTGTCCCTTCAAAGACTCCGGCTGCAAGCACAGG TGCCCTAAGCTGGCGATGGCACGGCACGTGGAGGAGAGCGTGAAGCCACACCTGGCCATGATGTGCGCCCTGGTGAGCCGGCAGCGGCAGGAGCTGCAGGAGCTGCGGCGGGAGCTGGAGGAGCTGTCGGTGGGCAGCGATGGCGTGCTCATCTGGAAGATCGGCAGCTACGGACGGCGGCTTCAGGAAGCCAAAGCCAAGCCCAACCTCGAGTGCTTCAGCCCGGCCTTCTACACGCACAAGTATGGCTACAAGCTGCAGGTGTCTGCGTTCCTCAATGGCAACGGCAGTGGGGAGGGCACACACCTCTCGCTCTACATCCGCGTGCTGCCAGGTGCCTTTGACAATCTCCTTGAGTGGCCGTTCGCCCGCCGTGTCACCTTCTCCCTGCTGGATCAGAGCGACCCTGGGCTGGCCAAGCCACAGCACGTCACTGAGACCTTTCACCCCGACCCAAACTGGAAGAATTTCCAAAAACCGGGCACTTGGCGGGGCTCCCTGGATGAGAGCTCTCTGGGCTTTGGTTATCCCAAGTTCATCTCCCACCAGGATATCCGCAAGCGAAACTACGTGCGGGATGATGCCGTCTTCATCCGTGCCTCTGTTGAATTGCCCCGAAAGATCCTCAGCTGA